A single Dermacentor variabilis isolate Ectoservices chromosome 9, ASM5094787v1, whole genome shotgun sequence DNA region contains:
- the LOC142558339 gene encoding uncharacterized protein LOC142558339 produces the protein MTKGKDKSKSKKSSNDESTPSSATESKATSKASNKGASKAESTVSNSPESKTTSKANSKVSSKVSSKVSSKAPSKAPSKAPSKVSGKVTSKAPSKAPSKVADKAPSKAPSKAPSKAPSKAPSKAPSKAPSKAPSKVSGKAANKSPSKAPSKAPSKASAKALRKAPSKASAKAPRKAPSKTSAKAPSKTPSKSTSKVGSKTPSKAPSKAQSKMQHKLKQRSLMKGDMGRKSSGRLSRAPSKMASRARSRASSVAPSRAGSHEKGAKQTLKQFFAS, from the exons ATGACGAAGGGCAAGGACAAGTCGAAGAGCAAGAAGTCCAGTAATGACGAGAGCACGCCTTCGAGCGCGACAGAGAGTAAGGCTACCAGCAAGGCTTCCAACAAGGGCGCCAGCAAAGCCGAGAGCACGGTCTCCAACTCACCAGAGAGCAAGACTACCAGCAAGGCAAATAGCAAGGTTTCCAGCAAGGTTTCCAGCAAGGTTTCCAGCAAGGCGCCCAGCAAGGCGCCCAGCAAGGCGCCCAGCAAGGTATCTGGCAAAGTTACCAGTAAAGCGCCTAGCAAGGCACCCAGCAAGGTTGCCGACAAGGCGCCGAGCAAGGCGCCCAGCAAGGCGCCCAGCAAGGCGCCTAGCAAGGCACCCAGCAAGGCGCCCAGCAAGGCGCCTAGCAAGGCGCCTAGCAAGGTATCCGGCAAGGCTGCCAATAAATCGCCCAGCAAGGCTCCGAGCAAGGCCCCTAGCAAGGCCTCCGCTAAGGCTCTGAGGAAAGCTCCGAGCAAGGCCTCCGCTAAGGCTCCGAGGAAGGCTCCGAGCAAGACATCCGCTAAGGCTCCGAGCAAGACTCCTAGCAAATCGACTAGCAAGGTGGGCAGCAAGACGCCCAGCAAGGCACCCAGCAAAGCTCAAAGCAAGATGCAACACAAGTTGAAGCAAAG GAGCCTAATGAAAGGAGACATGGGTCGCAAGTCATCGGGCAGGCTGTCCAGGGCCCCCTCCAAGATGGCCTCAAGAGCGAGGTCAAGAGCGAGCTCGGTTGCGCCCTCCAGAGCAGGCAGTCACGAGAAGGGAGCCAAGCAGACGCTCAAGCAGTTCTTCGCCAGCTAG